In Rosa rugosa chromosome 4, drRosRugo1.1, whole genome shotgun sequence, the genomic stretch GGAATTTACTGTACGTGCATGTGTGCCTGAGTGCATAAATCAAATGGAGAACACTGCAGAACACGTATTGGAGATCATGCATCTTTGCACAAGCAAATGTCTTAGGCTTATCTGACACTAGTAGGCAAGTAATACTTGTCATTTTCCTTTTTAGTTAAGTGAACAGGATTCAAACTTTTGTATTCTTATCATTTATCTGATTTATCCTTGGCTTTTTTGCTATCTCCTAATACAGCCAATTCTGGTTTACCATAATGCTTTTTATATGAGCATTAAGATATTAGTTGACTATGTAATTATTAAAATAGGAACTAATTACATGACTTTATTTGCAAGTTGTCTTTATCAAAGAAGGGTTGCAGCCGTTGGGAGAAAGTCTTATGTTTAAATATTGATGGGTGGGGAGGATGTCTTGATGTTTAAATTTTGATGGGTGTATGTGATTTTCAATGTTGTTGAATGATATATTTTAGAATACAATATAAAGTACGGTCAAGAATGTTATTTTTTTGAATCCAGCCTCATAAATTTGCCACTGATCCCAGTGGCATTTTAAAGACACCAATATATTAGATGGTGGTTGTTGCACTGATTTTGATGCAAGTTAGTCTTGGTTGACGTTATTCCACTATTACATTATTGGTGGTGATTAGCCGAAAGGCACCTACAAATCTTCAATAGACTAGAGGGAACTGAATTCTCATTAGTGGCCGCATAATATCCTGCTGTCTTCAGCAACCATTATCACTGTGTATTGGGACTAAGGGCACTAAAGAATCGGTGTGTATTGGGAAAATTTATAGTATTGACATAGATAAGACAATAAGAGGATGTTATCATTTGATACATTTAATCTTGAAAAAACATTTCACATGTAGttctaatgatttttttttaagaatgcaGTTGAAAAGCTCTACATGTTAAGAAAGAATTTGATCATCATTTAAACTAAAAGTTTAGCACATAAATTCacaatgaaaattttcaaggaGAAATTTCATTTATGAAAACGGTGTACCTTGTCAATTAGAAAGAGAGATTGTTCAATTAGAGGGTTCGGCTCATGTCTTTCTGAAGAAATTGGAAGTTCTGCGGCAAACATCTTCACTTTCCCACATCCAGAAATGTATAGTTGTTTGAGTAACGGCCACTTGGAAGCAATAATCCCAAGATAGAATCTACTTAGTTTGGGCAAACCAGAAAATGTCACACGTGTTACTTTTGGGAGCACTAAATGAGGAGACTCTGTTTCTAGTCCTTGTTCACCAGTAATGATTTCCTCCACTTCAACACACCAACTCACATACAGTGAATGTAGCTTTTGGAGACGTCTGGCTACTGAGACTGGAAAGATCTTTTTCAGACTGTTGCAATATGTAACTTCAACTTCTTTGAGTTGGCAAAAAGAGTCTTGATCAGCAAATTTATTGTTCCATAGCGCGTGCAACTTCCCTAGCCCATCGATTTTCAGTCTCTCCAAGCTCGGAAATTTTACCTATAACATAGATTCATGTTATGAACCTACAAATTTATCTCAAGTGGACATATTTAGCAGAAGTCATAGCAAGATTTAGAAACAATTATTTAAATTACCTGTGCGTCAAAAAGACATGCTCGTACAACAGTCTCATTCTCGACATCAAGTTTTTTACTACTCGTAGGATCAAAGATGGATGCCCCCGGTTCCGTATCAAATTTCGTCACGGGAGAAAATTCAGTACAACTTTCAGTACAGAATCCAGTGATGTTTGGGAGTTTATCCAGTATTAGACTTTCCAACTTACAAAACTTGATATCGATATTTTCTCCGTTGGATTGATCTCTTGCTGATACTATCTCTTCCATTATTGCACATCTGGATACTTCAAGATGTTTGAGCTCCACCAAACTTTTAGCCATAGAGAATGAGAACAAGAAACTTAGATGGTCACATCTACATATGCTCAAGGTTGTTAAGTTGGGGAACACAACCTGCATGTAGTACACAATTCATATACATTGTTACATGCCTATGTGTATATACCAAATACAGAGTTATAACTTTATGTAATTCTGGAAGTACAAGGTCTAAAATGCCCCAAGTCACGAACCTTCTAATCATTTGTCGATGACCTGAGGAAAATTATATTATTTGCTCATCTATTCTTAATTTTCAAGCTCAACCAAATATGAACCCCACAATGACATTATTctcatcaaaaagaaaaaaagactgGTAAGGTATAAATGTCATTATAAACCTTCTTAAACTCTAAAAATTGCAGCATATTACCATACATTGCGAGATTTAATGTGTGACCAATTTCTATCTATGGAAAGAAACGGAAATCGTTTTCattaaaagaaattatatttaTGGTGACTGGCACCaatccaatttcctttttgtgtgtttttttttcttttcctttttaagagTAGAAACGACAGCAATCCAATTTGCTAATGGATGGCCCACCAAGAAATGTTATCAACAATCAAGAATGGGTTGCTAGAATACCCATATATATTTCTAGAAAACTTCAGTTTCttctcaaaaataaaagataCCTTAATCATTAGTCAACCAAAAAGATAACCTAATCATTGAATAGTAGATCAAAATAAAGCCAAAGAAATTTACCTTCCTATTAATGATATAGGTGAAATCAACATTATTTTGGAGACGGAGGTGTATCAGTTGCTGAAAATCTTCAACATGTAATTGACGGGCAATACTTTTAACACTCTCTGTTCCATCCAAAGACAAATCTTCAGATTTCTTCAACAATGTTTTTATACCGTGGTCCAATTCATCGCTGGGAGCGAGCTTCAGTTTTAGCGTGTTGAGGGTCGTTTCAGCCATAGTCTTCTTTCTTTCATATCCGTGCTTCCAAACATTGCCAATATGTATTTGGTATCTCACCAACCTACTGGAGAACAAGTATGATGGAAGAATATTTGCATCTTCAATATATATCTCCAATGCAGTTAGTTGAGACAAGTCTTTTAGCTCTAAAAGACTAGCATTACTTCCTCCCCTTTCAGCCTCCCATTTGAGAAAGACGTTTCTCAGTGATAAGTCTTCTAGTCTTTCCAACCTTGAAATAACACCAGGTGAAATCACTCGAAGTCTGACACAATCACTCAAATCCAACCATCTCAATCGAATCAATTGCCCTATTTCTTTGGGTAGCTGGTTAATGTTGGACCTCGCAAAGCTAAGAAACTCTAAGTTGCTTAGATGTCCAACTAGAGCTACCTCTTTCAACCAACATTCTTCTAAACACAACGTCTGAAGATTCTTCAAGAGCTGAAGAGATGGGGGCAGTGACATCATCCACACTTCAGTTAAACCCAACACTTTCAGTTTctccatttcactaaaaaagtTGGAAGGGATTGATTTTTCGTACAAATGAAACATTTCTAGTTTCGGGCATTCCCAAGGTACTTCAGAAAGCATGGGAATATTGCTGGATTTTAAAGACATCTTACTACACCTTTCAAAGAAATCTTTATCAGGCCATTCTTTTAGTTCACCTCCATACTCAACTGATAAGACATGTCGATCTCTGGATGCAATCTGTGTAGCAACCTCACATACAAGATCATGCATTCTAACATGCATATTGATATCACTGTCCAGCAACAAGCAAGAGTCTTTAAGCTTGTCAACGAGTGTATACAATGCCTCTCGTGCATCTTCTATTTTATTGACATTTTTAATCAAATCCAAACCAAAACCATATTTCAACAAGTCTGTCAAATAAATATGGTTCTTAACTACAATAATCCCACAAAGCAAGAACAAAGGCTTAAGCTCTTTATCTTCCAACTGATCGTAACTCCACTCCAGAGCCAAGTATGCTTTTTCGGTCAATTCTTTGTTGTCAAAGCCTCTAAGACGTCTCAAGGTGTCATTCCAATGATGCAACTTGTTTCTGTCTTTTAGAGCTCTTGCAACCGTAACAATCAAGACAGGCAAACCTCCACATTTTTTGGCTACTTCAATTGCTACGCTTCGTATGCGGCTATCTTTGACAACATCACCAGCCATCTTCTCAAATAAACTCCATGCTTCCTTTTCATTTAAAACATCAACCGAAATATCTTTCTGTGTTCGCATATCCAATGATAACTCCTTTCGGCTTCTACATGTTAACAATACTTTAAGGTTCACCAGACGGGGAACTCCGACAGCCAGTAGATCAATTTTTTCCCAAACATCGTCTAAAACTACAAGAGTCCTTTTCTGTTTTATCCTATCACCTAGAAGGGGCGCTCTTTCAGCTAGAGTATGCTTTTCGTCAATGCTCATACCCAACTTCATGGCaatttctttttgaattttttcaagGTCTGGGTTCTCTTTCACATCTCTCACCATCACCAAATCATCAAATAAGTTAACATCCTTAGCTTGCCTAAGAACTTCTTCAACGAGTGTGGTCTTCCCTACTCCACCGATTCCCCATACCAGAATCATTTCTGTATCAGGATTTCTCAGTTCATCCATGACTCTCAAAACAACTGAATTCCTTGAATCGAATGTACTGTAATGCCCGGTAGATAAAAGACATAAATCTTGTGGAAGAACATCATATGCAAAGTTGGAGAACTCCTTCTTTCCATGAAGTTCATTAATCTTCTCCACCAATTTTGCTGACTTCCTGCTTAGTTGATAACGGAGCACCAAATGCGGACAAAAACCATGAAGACACTCGGTCTGTGCATGGCGGCCGTCTCTCAGGAATTCCTCTGACTCTGTGATGATTGCATCCACTCTTGTCTTCCAGTTCAGAACAGCAGTCTCGATTCCTTTACCTCCTCTCCTAAATTGATCAACCTTATGTCGAACCTCATCCCTGGCAGCACTTAAGTCCTCCAATTTG encodes the following:
- the LOC133743173 gene encoding disease resistance protein At4g27190-like; the protein is MEILAAIAGKLAEFTVAPIGRQVGYLAHHKSNHQNLQTKLEDLSAARDEVRHKVDQFRRGGKGIETAVLNWKTRVDAIITESEEFLRDGRHAQTECLHGFCPHLVLRYQLSRKSAKLVEKINELHGKKEFSNFAYDVLPQDLCLLSTGHYSTFDSRNSVVLRVMDELRNPDTEMILVWGIGGVGKTTLVEEVLRQAKDVNLFDDLVMVRDVKENPDLEKIQKEIAMKLGMSIDEKHTLAERAPLLGDRIKQKRTLVVLDDVWEKIDLLAVGVPRLVNLKVLLTCRSRKELSLDMRTQKDISVDVLNEKEAWSLFEKMAGDVVKDSRIRSVAIEVAKKCGGLPVLIVTVARALKDRNKLHHWNDTLRRLRGFDNKELTEKAYLALEWSYDQLEDKELKPLFLLCGIIVVKNHIYLTDLLKYGFGLDLIKNVNKIEDAREALYTLVDKLKDSCLLLDSDINMHVRMHDLVCEVATQIASRDRHVLSVEYGGELKEWPDKDFFERCSKMSLKSSNIPMLSEVPWECPKLEMFHLYEKSIPSNFFSEMEKLKVLGLTEVWMMSLPPSLQLLKNLQTLCLEECWLKEVALVGHLSNLEFLSFARSNINQLPKEIGQLIRLRWLDLSDCVRLRVISPGVISRLERLEDLSLRNVFLKWEAERGGSNASLLELKDLSQLTALEIYIEDANILPSYLFSSRLVRYQIHIGNVWKHGYERKKTMAETTLNTLKLKLAPSDELDHGIKTLLKKSEDLSLDGTESVKSIARQLHVEDFQQLIHLRLQNNVDFTYIINRKVVFPNLTTLSICRCDHLSFLFSFSMAKSLVELKHLEVSRCAIMEEIVSARDQSNGENIDIKFCKLESLILDKLPNITGFCTESCTEFSPVTKFDTEPGASIFDPTSSKKLDVENETVVRACLFDAQVKFPSLERLKIDGLGKLHALWNNKFADQDSFCQLKEVEVTYCNSLKKIFPVSVARRLQKLHSLYVSWCVEVEEIITGEQGLETESPHLVLPKVTRVTFSGLPKLSRFYLGIIASKWPLLKQLYISGCGKVKMFAAELPISSERHEPNPLIEQSLFLIDKDSFPNLEVLTLEVAGEIWYGPSSSPAHFFPKLKTIRFVNWATFSKQAAIHFLEKLPNLEVIQVGWDDVSTEIFVNEEINGLVALGNGNSAVKTLAVRGMPKLLQLGNGNSQTAGPLFPNLDALYVFSCKMLKSVESSAISFRNLTTLRVDWCFGLEYLTSYSVAQSLMQLTTLGVNDCGGLRAIIGASNEDDHDTGATCEIAFTRLQHLTLLGLPRLQGFCSGNCIVKLPSSTELDVRGCPIELKISSEGVLLSNRNPEIAEEVDDNDDDDDDDGENEKDEDVGTSLQDIEDRQE